Proteins found in one Helicobacter sp. NHP19-003 genomic segment:
- the tkt gene encoding transketolase, whose translation MDLSLSLKDKTTLEKMATSLRFLCADMVQEANSGHPGVAMGLADVAVVLSHHVRLNPTNPKWLGRDRLVFSGGHASALVYALLHLWGFNVSLEDLKAFRQLHSLTPGHPEYKHTAGIEVTTGPLGQGFANAVGFAIAGKMAQDMLGNAFSHKVYCLCGDGDLQEGISYESASLAGHLGLADLIVIYDSNAITIEGDTNLAFSENVRLRFEAQGWAVLECKGHDFLDIDQALNQAQVSGKPTLIIAHTTIGKGASELEGSAKTHGAPLGAEVLKRAKEAAKWAHPPFYIPEEIKLHFSLQRGEAEEKLWTQALSQKTKEQIAHLQAKDFSKVAYPVFELGQKCATRASNGAILNAIAQSYLGFVGGSADLAPSNNTRLKERGDFLKGVCGRNLHFGIREHAMGAICNGISNYGLFVPFCATFFVFSDYLAPALRLSALMQNQVYYVFTHDSIGVGEDGATHQPIEHLSHLRAVPHFEVYRPMDAHENVLCWQVALKRGKSAAFVLSRQDLEVASCARLEQVQRGGYVLYKSTKEVQISLLSSGSEVVPCLKAASLLEEENIGVQVVSVPCFDLLLQQEQEYLNTLLVGVVLAVEASRGLEWFKFADEVLGMQSFGKSGKGADLFTYFGFSPENIASRARALL comes from the coding sequence ATGGACTTAAGCTTGAGCTTAAAAGACAAAACTACTTTAGAAAAAATGGCAACCTCGTTGCGCTTTTTATGCGCCGACATGGTGCAAGAGGCAAACAGCGGACACCCGGGTGTGGCGATGGGTTTGGCCGATGTCGCAGTGGTGCTCAGCCATCATGTGCGCTTAAACCCCACCAACCCTAAGTGGCTAGGTAGAGACCGCCTCGTCTTTAGCGGGGGGCATGCGAGCGCGCTCGTCTATGCGCTCTTGCACTTATGGGGCTTTAATGTGAGTTTGGAGGATTTAAAGGCCTTTAGACAGCTACACTCGCTCACCCCGGGGCATCCCGAATACAAGCACACCGCAGGTATAGAGGTTACCACAGGTCCGCTAGGGCAGGGCTTTGCTAACGCTGTGGGCTTTGCGATTGCGGGCAAAATGGCGCAAGACATGCTAGGCAATGCCTTTAGCCATAAGGTTTATTGTCTGTGTGGGGATGGAGATTTACAAGAGGGGATCAGCTATGAGAGCGCGTCTTTAGCCGGGCACTTAGGCCTTGCTGATCTCATTGTTATTTATGACAGCAATGCGATCACCATTGAGGGGGACACAAACTTAGCCTTCAGTGAAAATGTGCGCTTGCGCTTTGAGGCGCAGGGCTGGGCGGTACTTGAGTGCAAGGGGCATGACTTTTTAGACATTGATCAAGCCCTAAACCAAGCTCAAGTGAGCGGCAAGCCAACCTTGATTATCGCCCACACGACCATCGGCAAGGGGGCCTCAGAGCTCGAGGGCAGCGCAAAAACGCACGGCGCGCCCTTAGGAGCTGAAGTGTTAAAGCGGGCGAAAGAGGCTGCAAAGTGGGCGCACCCGCCCTTTTATATCCCCGAAGAGATAAAATTACATTTCAGTTTGCAAAGGGGAGAGGCTGAAGAAAAGCTTTGGACACAAGCCTTAAGCCAAAAAACAAAAGAGCAAATCGCCCATTTGCAAGCCAAAGACTTTAGCAAGGTGGCTTACCCTGTGTTTGAGCTAGGACAAAAATGCGCCACAAGGGCGAGCAACGGGGCGATTTTAAACGCCATTGCCCAAAGCTATTTGGGTTTTGTAGGCGGCAGTGCTGACTTAGCCCCCTCCAACAACACCCGTTTAAAAGAGAGGGGGGATTTTTTAAAAGGCGTGTGTGGACGCAATTTGCACTTTGGCATTAGAGAACACGCCATGGGGGCGATTTGCAATGGGATTTCTAATTATGGCTTGTTTGTCCCCTTTTGTGCGACCTTTTTTGTCTTCAGCGACTATTTAGCCCCTGCCTTGCGCTTGAGTGCGCTCATGCAAAACCAAGTCTACTATGTCTTCACGCATGACAGCATCGGGGTGGGTGAAGATGGGGCGACTCACCAGCCCATAGAACACTTAAGCCACCTACGGGCTGTACCCCATTTTGAAGTTTATCGCCCCATGGATGCGCATGAAAATGTGCTCTGCTGGCAAGTGGCCTTAAAGCGGGGTAAGAGTGCGGCCTTTGTGCTCTCAAGACAGGATTTAGAGGTGGCAAGTTGTGCCCGTTTAGAGCAGGTGCAAAGGGGGGGGTATGTGCTGTATAAAAGCACCAAAGAGGTGCAAATAAGTTTGCTTTCTAGTGGGAGCGAAGTTGTGCCATGCCTTAAAGCTGCGAGCCTTTTAGAAGAAGAGAACATCGGGGTGCAAGTGGTGAGTGTGCCTTGTTTTGATTTGTTGTTGCAACAAGAACAAGAGTATTTAAACACGCTCTTGGTGGGGGTGGTTTTGGCTGTAGAGGCGAGTAGAGGGCTTGAGTGGTTTAAGTTTGCCGATGAAGTGCTGGGCATGCAAAGTTTTGGCAAGTCGGGCAAGGGGGCGGATTTATTCACATATTTTGGCTTTAGCCCTGAGAACATCGCAAGCAGGGCTAGGGCATTGCTGTGA
- a CDS encoding PD-(D/E)XK nuclease family protein translates to MKQECLYVFSHQRACKAFLATQPDGFLPPTLSVKDFYAQISYVPNLIKIPQSVRQLLLAHAIEKVLHELPEKDKPLLVFEKSFLGYLEGSNFVGRFFNELAKFNLDIYQIKNRDIYGDYTHHLEVLERIYEHYTTQLQELGFYDPILRLKPVIIPEILQKFSRVEFYLGGSLSLYEQELLFAIGAFVPIFLHASVDRYNKGFLNFLNLELKEDHSYKIDLQALSRHENPILETTPKPPTKNIHIHHFNTRLEQAALALARVQEWLEAGLEPSRLAIITPDSSLTAHLHLLDTKRNLNFAHGQNVKWAYQSYFEALKNLKPSNTPPLEDLNTQCLRLMEQLSAPQALQDFHQEFYSAHSKVQEILSSYAFVDWIELYTRALKEQRVDDTMGGQVKVLDVLECRGLEFDKVVILDFTDQLVPNLADHDLFLNSKIRALLNMPTLKDKKNLQKHYYYQILQNSQEVDIAYHSANNATYSKMLLELGLEGQIVKNTLLLFPPEHKHAYTEDTCTAKVPQNFKFSATSLNHFVSCPRRFYLKYLQGLNPPANNNADMGSLLHALLKTHYAQHPTTPITAPILLDLAMATPKWQEMSALEKLGFEVAVDKMQNFFTQEGKRLAQGQVWACEREFVFSFEGFTLRGWIDRIDALNDGSYALIDYKYKSSKDLKTDTLESVDACQDFQLSLYALAAMRELGHAPLEVCFYSLKDGELKYESQEVLRAKQERLRGILNAFKQPIDFAKNPSKKNCQYCAYQDICGVEYKERREH, encoded by the coding sequence GTGAAACAAGAGTGTCTGTATGTCTTTAGCCACCAAAGGGCGTGCAAGGCATTTTTAGCCACACAGCCCGATGGCTTTTTGCCCCCCACACTGAGTGTAAAAGACTTTTACGCCCAAATTAGCTATGTCCCAAACCTCATCAAAATTCCCCAAAGTGTGCGCCAGCTTCTCTTAGCCCACGCTATTGAAAAAGTCTTACACGAACTGCCCGAAAAGGATAAACCCTTATTGGTCTTTGAAAAAAGCTTTTTGGGCTACTTAGAGGGGAGCAACTTTGTGGGGCGTTTCTTTAACGAGCTGGCTAAGTTTAATTTAGACATTTACCAAATCAAAAATAGAGACATTTACGGCGACTACACGCACCATTTAGAAGTTTTGGAGCGCATTTACGAGCATTACACCACACAGCTACAAGAGTTAGGCTTTTACGACCCCATTTTGCGTCTAAAGCCCGTAATCATCCCCGAAATCTTGCAAAAGTTTTCAAGGGTAGAGTTTTATTTGGGTGGCTCCTTGAGCCTTTATGAGCAAGAATTGCTCTTTGCCATCGGGGCGTTTGTACCGATTTTCCTGCATGCTAGTGTGGATCGTTACAACAAGGGGTTTTTAAATTTTCTAAATCTGGAGCTCAAAGAGGATCACAGCTATAAAATTGACTTACAAGCTTTATCACGGCACGAAAACCCTATCCTAGAAACCACCCCCAAACCCCCCACAAAAAATATCCACATACACCACTTCAACACCCGACTAGAACAAGCCGCACTGGCTTTAGCCAGAGTGCAAGAGTGGCTAGAAGCGGGCTTAGAGCCTTCAAGGCTAGCCATCATCACTCCCGATTCGAGCCTCACGGCCCACTTACACCTCTTAGACACCAAGCGCAATTTAAACTTCGCTCACGGGCAAAATGTCAAGTGGGCTTATCAAAGTTACTTTGAAGCCTTGAAAAATTTAAAGCCAAGCAACACGCCCCCCCTAGAGGATTTAAACACACAGTGCTTAAGGTTAATGGAGCAGCTAAGTGCCCCCCAAGCCCTGCAAGACTTCCATCAAGAGTTTTACAGCGCACACTCTAAGGTGCAAGAGATTTTGTCTAGCTATGCCTTTGTTGATTGGATAGAGCTTTACACCCGTGCACTCAAAGAACAGAGAGTGGATGACACCATGGGCGGACAAGTCAAAGTCCTAGATGTGCTCGAGTGTCGGGGGCTGGAGTTTGATAAAGTGGTGATTTTAGACTTCACCGATCAGCTTGTGCCAAACTTGGCCGATCACGATCTTTTTCTAAACAGCAAAATCCGCGCACTTTTAAACATGCCCACGCTCAAGGACAAAAAAAACCTACAGAAGCACTATTACTACCAAATCTTGCAAAACAGTCAAGAAGTGGACATAGCCTATCACAGCGCAAACAATGCCACCTACTCTAAAATGCTCTTAGAATTAGGGCTTGAGGGGCAGATTGTCAAAAACACTCTTTTGCTCTTTCCCCCCGAACACAAGCACGCCTACACTGAGGACACCTGCACCGCCAAAGTTCCGCAAAATTTTAAATTCAGCGCCACGAGCCTGAACCACTTTGTCAGCTGTCCTAGGCGTTTTTATTTAAAATACCTACAAGGGCTAAACCCCCCTGCAAACAACAACGCCGACATGGGCTCACTCTTGCACGCCCTTTTAAAGACCCACTACGCACAACACCCCACAACCCCCATAACCGCCCCAATTTTATTAGACCTAGCCATGGCCACCCCCAAGTGGCAAGAGATGAGTGCCTTAGAAAAATTAGGCTTTGAGGTGGCGGTGGATAAAATGCAAAACTTCTTTACCCAAGAGGGCAAAAGATTGGCACAGGGGCAGGTGTGGGCGTGCGAAAGGGAGTTCGTGTTCTCTTTTGAGGGCTTTACTTTAAGGGGGTGGATTGACCGCATAGATGCGCTCAATGATGGCTCTTATGCGCTCATAGACTACAAATACAAGTCTTCTAAAGATTTAAAAACCGACACTCTAGAGAGCGTGGATGCATGCCAAGATTTTCAATTAAGCCTTTATGCCCTAGCAGCCATGCGAGAACTCGGCCATGCCCCTTTAGAAGTGTGCTTTTACAGCCTAAAAGATGGGGAGCTAAAATACGAGAGCCAAGAGGTCTTGCGCGCCAAACAAGAACGCTTAAGGGGGATTTTAAACGCCTTTAAACAGCCCATAGACTTTGCAAAGAACCCTAGCAAAAAAAATTGTCAGTATTGCGCCTACCAAGACATTTGCGGAGTGGAGTATAAAGAGAGGAGGGAGCATTAA
- a CDS encoding DNA translocase FtsK produces the protein MGVLGVGIASWHTNYFGAIAYLDPIYLFFVWRWGCLKSLKGLEAILASLIGFLGLLVGQALLFKQGLVGAILLSLIAKPIGALGAWLVVVGALLYAFGVLFPKTFARVKDKLSNLVRLGLEKGKEGGEALLRLLQGLKAPQKRAHFIPRAHKMPSTPKTKNTPFDPKNFERERPKSFKIKVSHYQEAQEVQDYGVRLVPKEPKLKEVKPQEPQEQEVRLVPKEKPQEAQESPPPQDLHTKESNTPSLHLDLSAHKDLLEQRHALQKPKQNTLPSLELLNPPKPQTPQPDNLQEKVHNLLNKLKMFKIEGKVVNTCVGPMVTTFEFRPAGHVKVSKVLGLADDLAMALCAQSIRIQAPIKGKDVMGIEIANDSLAPISLREILESQTFLQSTGLSLALGKSTTGEPFILDLKAMPHLLIAGSTGSGKSVAMHALILSLLYKHSPQDLQFVMIDPKRVEFSLYAHLPHLKTPIITDPSEAQSALEDLVHEMEQRYDLLSTKRAKNIDSYNQKSPHPLPFIVVLVDELADLMLAGGKDIETPIIRLAQMGRASGLHLVIATQRPSVDILTGLIKANLPCKMSFKVGSKVDARVVLDTEGAQNLLGRGDMLLIAPGSSAPIRVHGAFVSEDEIERVVDFIERQGHAKLI, from the coding sequence TTGGGGGTTTTAGGCGTGGGGATTGCCTCGTGGCACACCAATTATTTTGGGGCAATCGCCTACCTTGATCCAATTTATTTGTTCTTTGTGTGGCGGTGGGGGTGTTTAAAAAGTTTAAAGGGGCTAGAAGCTATTTTGGCGAGTTTAATCGGGTTTTTGGGCTTGCTTGTGGGGCAGGCATTGCTCTTTAAACAAGGGCTTGTGGGCGCGATTTTACTCAGTTTAATCGCCAAGCCCATCGGCGCGCTCGGGGCGTGGCTTGTGGTTGTGGGGGCACTTCTCTATGCTTTTGGGGTGTTGTTTCCTAAAACCTTTGCGAGGGTGAAAGACAAGTTGTCCAACTTAGTACGCCTGGGCCTTGAGAAGGGCAAAGAGGGTGGCGAGGCTTTATTGCGACTCTTGCAAGGGCTAAAAGCTCCCCAAAAAAGGGCGCATTTTATCCCAAGAGCGCATAAAATGCCCTCCACGCCTAAAACCAAAAACACCCCCTTTGACCCTAAAAACTTTGAGAGAGAACGCCCCAAAAGTTTTAAGATCAAGGTGAGCCACTATCAGGAAGCCCAAGAAGTGCAAGATTATGGTGTGCGCCTCGTGCCCAAAGAGCCAAAGTTAAAAGAGGTAAAACCCCAAGAGCCACAAGAGCAAGAGGTGCGCCTCGTGCCCAAAGAAAAGCCCCAAGAAGCGCAAGAATCCCCACCTCCACAAGACCTCCACACCAAAGAGTCCAACACCCCAAGTTTGCATTTAGACCTGTCTGCCCATAAGGATTTACTAGAGCAACGCCACGCCTTGCAAAAGCCCAAACAAAATACCTTGCCTAGCCTAGAACTCTTAAACCCCCCAAAGCCCCAAACCCCTCAACCAGATAATTTGCAAGAGAAGGTCCACAACCTCTTAAACAAACTCAAAATGTTTAAGATTGAGGGCAAGGTTGTCAACACCTGCGTAGGGCCGATGGTCACGACCTTTGAGTTTCGCCCTGCCGGGCATGTCAAGGTGAGCAAGGTGTTGGGTTTAGCTGATGACTTGGCGATGGCTCTTTGCGCGCAGTCCATCCGCATACAAGCCCCCATCAAGGGCAAGGATGTGATGGGGATTGAAATCGCCAATGACAGCCTAGCCCCCATTAGCCTAAGAGAAATTCTAGAGAGCCAAACCTTTTTGCAAAGCACAGGTTTAAGCCTCGCCCTAGGCAAAAGTACCACGGGCGAGCCCTTTATCCTAGATTTAAAAGCCATGCCCCATTTGCTTATAGCCGGGAGCACGGGTAGCGGCAAGAGTGTGGCGATGCACGCCTTGATTTTGTCCCTGCTTTACAAGCACAGCCCCCAAGATTTGCAATTTGTGATGATAGACCCCAAAAGGGTGGAATTTAGCCTATACGCCCACCTACCCCATTTAAAAACCCCCATCATCACAGACCCGAGCGAGGCGCAAAGTGCCCTAGAGGATTTGGTGCACGAAATGGAGCAACGCTACGACCTCTTAAGTACCAAAAGGGCAAAGAACATAGACAGCTACAACCAAAAATCCCCCCACCCACTGCCCTTTATCGTGGTGTTGGTAGACGAACTAGCGGATTTGATGCTCGCCGGGGGCAAGGACATAGAGACCCCGATCATCAGGCTCGCGCAAATGGGGCGGGCAAGCGGGTTGCACCTTGTCATCGCCACCCAACGCCCAAGCGTGGACATTTTAACGGGACTGATTAAGGCGAATTTGCCCTGCAAGATGAGCTTTAAGGTCGGCTCTAAGGTGGATGCGAGGGTTGTTTTAGACACTGAAGGGGCGCAAAACCTCTTAGGCAGGGGGGACATGCTTTTAATTGCGCCGGGCAGCAGTGCGCCCATCAGGGTGCACGGGGCGTTTGTGAGCGAGGATGAAATTGAGCGTGTCGTGGATTTTATAGAAAGGCAAGGACATGCAAAACTTATATGA
- a CDS encoding NAD(P)H-hydrate dehydratase: MQNLYESTQELDNRACALYGLEPSLLMENAAASLRHEIVQRAGGLKKVLIVCGGGDNGGDGYALARHLSDLEVQILSVKEPKSALCQIQYQRALACHIEVLPRFKLCQTPEIVIDCLFGSGLKGTLSLELQDLIHALNALPALKIACDVPSGLDSQGFIESIAFRADVCVSMGALKSGLFSDCAKDFVGEVVVANLGVGRGLYEAETPLFLLEKSDLVLPLRFKQNTHKGYFGHVGVVVGAHSGAGFLSAKSALAFGAGLVSVLGAPELQHTKPLEIMYAATIPQQITAFALGMGLEGLPENLEKMLALAPCVLDAGVFYERGLVEVLDKPYQMVLTPHPKEFLSLLKMLGHEVDMLELLRFKLKWAHAFSQAYPHTVLLLKGANPIIAYSGQIYVNPLGSSALAKAGSGDILSGMVAALLAQGYSPLDAALNASLAHAMAGSLKPHTYALTPQQLIDNLATL, encoded by the coding sequence ATGCAAAACTTATATGAAAGCACCCAAGAATTAGACAACCGGGCGTGTGCGCTCTATGGGCTTGAGCCTAGTTTGCTGATGGAAAACGCGGCGGCAAGTTTGCGCCATGAAATCGTGCAGAGGGCAGGGGGCTTAAAAAAGGTCCTGATCGTGTGCGGGGGTGGGGACAATGGGGGAGATGGCTACGCTTTAGCTCGGCATTTAAGCGACCTTGAAGTGCAAATTTTAAGCGTTAAAGAGCCTAAAAGCGCGCTGTGCCAAATCCAATACCAACGGGCTTTAGCGTGCCATATAGAGGTCTTGCCGCGTTTCAAGCTGTGCCAAACCCCTGAGATTGTCATAGATTGTTTATTTGGCTCGGGGCTAAAGGGGACGCTAAGTCTAGAATTGCAAGATCTCATACACGCCCTAAATGCCCTACCTGCCTTAAAAATCGCCTGTGATGTACCAAGCGGGCTAGATTCTCAAGGCTTTATAGAAAGCATCGCCTTTAGGGCGGATGTGTGCGTGTCTATGGGGGCATTAAAAAGTGGGCTGTTTAGCGATTGTGCTAAGGACTTCGTGGGGGAGGTCGTGGTGGCTAATTTAGGCGTGGGGAGGGGCTTGTATGAAGCCGAGACTCCTCTTTTCTTGTTGGAAAAAAGCGATTTAGTCTTACCCCTGCGTTTCAAACAAAACACACATAAGGGCTACTTTGGGCATGTGGGCGTGGTGGTGGGTGCGCACAGTGGGGCAGGGTTTTTGAGCGCAAAAAGCGCGCTAGCCTTTGGCGCAGGGCTTGTGAGCGTGCTAGGCGCACCTGAGTTGCAACACACAAAGCCCCTAGAGATCATGTACGCTGCCACCATCCCCCAACAAATAACCGCGTTTGCGCTAGGCATGGGGCTAGAGGGTTTGCCTGAAAACTTAGAGAAAATGCTCGCACTTGCCCCCTGTGTGCTTGATGCCGGGGTGTTTTATGAAAGGGGGCTTGTGGAGGTGTTAGACAAGCCTTACCAAATGGTACTGACCCCACATCCTAAAGAGTTTTTAAGCCTGCTGAAGATGCTAGGCCATGAGGTGGATATGCTCGAGTTATTGCGCTTTAAACTTAAATGGGCGCACGCCTTTAGCCAAGCCTACCCGCACACAGTTTTGCTTTTAAAGGGCGCGAACCCCATCATCGCCTACAGCGGACAAATTTATGTCAATCCCCTAGGCTCCAGTGCCCTTGCTAAGGCAGGCAGTGGGGACATTTTAAGCGGTATGGTGGCCGCCCTGTTGGCACAAGGTTATAGCCCCCTAGATGCTGCCCTGAACGCAAGTCTAGCCCACGCAATGGCAGGCAGCCTAAAGCCCCACACCTACGCCCTAACCCCCCAACAGCTCATAGACAACCTAGCCACGCTCTAA
- a CDS encoding TlyA family RNA methyltransferase, translated as MRLDQFLVQRGVAASREHAKSLILKGQIGLGLKPSLQVTDKLVKELQDLEPQPKRFVGRAGEKLWGFLEQHPLDCQNKIVLDVGSSTGGFAQVLLEKGAARVVCVDVGRGQLAKELRENPRIELHESCDIRAFQPSQVYDSLVCDVSFISLRLLLPTLAPLSPNLLLLFKPQFEVGLGVKRSKKGVVLDQEAINKNLQEFLILAQNLGLKVLCVDRSALKGKEGNSEFFVLLERG; from the coding sequence ATGCGCTTGGATCAATTCTTAGTGCAACGAGGGGTCGCTGCAAGCAGGGAGCATGCCAAGAGCTTGATTTTAAAGGGGCAAATTGGGCTAGGGCTAAAGCCGAGTTTGCAGGTTACAGACAAGTTAGTCAAAGAGTTGCAAGACCTAGAGCCACAGCCCAAGCGCTTTGTGGGGCGGGCAGGCGAGAAGTTATGGGGCTTTTTAGAGCAACACCCCCTAGATTGTCAAAATAAAATCGTTTTAGATGTCGGCTCAAGCACAGGGGGGTTTGCCCAGGTGCTGTTAGAAAAGGGGGCGGCTCGGGTGGTGTGCGTGGATGTGGGGCGGGGGCAATTAGCCAAAGAGCTTAGAGAAAACCCTAGAATAGAGCTACACGAATCTTGCGACATTCGGGCGTTTCAACCTAGCCAAGTTTACGATTCGTTGGTGTGCGATGTGAGCTTTATCTCTTTGCGCCTGCTCTTACCCACCCTTGCCCCCTTAAGTCCTAATCTTCTCCTGCTCTTTAAACCGCAATTTGAAGTGGGTTTGGGGGTCAAGCGCAGCAAAAAGGGCGTGGTGCTGGACCAAGAAGCCATCAATAAGAACCTACAAGAGTTTTTAATTTTGGCACAAAATTTGGGCTTAAAAGTGCTCTGCGTTGATCGGTCCGCCCTCAAGGGCAAGGAGGGCAACAGCGAGTTTTTTGTGCTCTTAGAGCGTGGCTAG
- a CDS encoding DNA adenine methylase — protein MNYIGSKYKLSSFLFGSIQEVLWGGGVHLADCIFADLFSGTAAVGRLFKNHAKQVLSNDKEFYSFVLAKHYIENTKPLKRAQTLIDALNNLPPLAGKIYQHYALGGGEGRLYFSDSNALKIDAMRTQIDKWHTQGETSLAEHYFLLTSLLEAADKVANTACVYGAFLKKLKKSAQQELLLTPAPLELSPNPHHAYHTDAKELIPRLKTDILYLDPPYNQREYGANYHILNSIALYDDFTPKGKTGLRAYEKSAWCKKNLVYQSLEHILKHTSARFVFLSYNDEGLLGLEEIKTLFSQYGNYSLKSQAYSRFASTPNTKEHTTEYLHVLLRG, from the coding sequence ATGAACTATATAGGATCAAAATACAAGCTTTCTAGTTTTTTGTTTGGCAGCATCCAAGAAGTGTTGTGGGGCGGCGGGGTCCATTTAGCCGATTGCATCTTTGCCGACCTTTTCTCAGGCACGGCAGCGGTGGGGCGGTTGTTTAAAAACCATGCCAAACAGGTGTTGAGCAACGATAAAGAGTTTTATAGTTTCGTACTTGCCAAACACTACATTGAAAACACCAAACCCCTCAAGCGGGCACAAACTCTCATCGATGCGCTCAATAACTTGCCCCCACTAGCGGGCAAAATCTACCAACACTACGCTTTAGGCGGTGGGGAAGGGCGCTTATACTTTAGCGACAGCAATGCTCTAAAAATCGATGCCATGCGCACCCAAATTGACAAGTGGCACACACAGGGGGAGACAAGTTTAGCCGAGCATTATTTCTTGCTCACTTCTTTGCTCGAGGCGGCGGATAAAGTCGCCAACACCGCCTGTGTCTATGGGGCATTTTTAAAAAAACTCAAAAAGAGCGCACAACAGGAGTTGTTGTTAACCCCAGCTCCCCTAGAATTGAGTCCAAACCCCCACCACGCCTACCACACAGACGCTAAGGAGTTAATCCCCCGGCTAAAAACCGACATTTTATACCTAGACCCCCCCTACAACCAACGCGAATACGGGGCAAATTACCATATCTTAAACAGCATTGCCCTTTATGACGACTTCACCCCCAAGGGTAAAACAGGCTTAAGGGCGTATGAAAAGTCGGCTTGGTGTAAAAAGAACTTGGTTTACCAAAGTTTAGAGCATATCCTCAAACACACCAGCGCCCGCTTTGTGTTCTTAAGCTACAATGATGAGGGCTTGTTGGGTTTAGAGGAGATCAAGACTCTTTTTAGCCAATATGGCAATTACAGCCTTAAAAGCCAAGCTTACAGCCGTTTTGCTAGCACCCCCAATACCAAAGAACACACCACTGAATACCTGCATGTGTTGCTTAGGGGCTAA
- a CDS encoding sulfatase-like hydrolase/transferase: protein MVFHLMGSHLLYSERFPKSYAKFTPKDIDDKNLKVKNDKDKQIVADYVNSIHYTDHVLGEIFKLFQGKDTIIFYLSDHAQDIFQSGNTYGHKCSAYGVEIPFMVFVTDTFKQRHPDKVKLIEQALHKPLMSDDLIHSLLPLVGIHTKDNQESKDLFSPQFDTHRKRIFCGHLECKKPQAV, encoded by the coding sequence ATGGTGTTCCATTTAATGGGCAGCCATTTGCTCTATAGCGAGCGTTTCCCCAAATCTTATGCCAAATTCACCCCCAAAGACATTGACGATAAAAATCTCAAAGTCAAAAACGATAAAGATAAGCAAATCGTGGCGGATTATGTCAATTCTATTCATTACACCGACCATGTGCTAGGTGAGATTTTTAAACTCTTTCAGGGCAAGGACACCATTATTTTTTATCTCTCCGATCACGCCCAAGACATTTTCCAAAGTGGCAACACCTACGGGCATAAATGCTCTGCCTATGGCGTAGAAATCCCTTTTATGGTTTTCGTTACCGACACTTTTAAACAAAGACACCCCGATAAAGTGAAACTCATAGAGCAAGCCCTGCATAAACCCCTTATGAGCGATGATTTAATCCATTCTCTCTTGCCCCTTGTAGGCATACACACAAAGGACAATCAAGAGAGCAAGGATTTATTTAGCCCACAATTTGACACCCACAGAAAACGCATTTTTTGCGGGCATTTGGAGTGTAAGAAGCCTCAAGCTGTTTAA
- a CDS encoding flagellar FLiS export co-chaperone, protein MLKQDILQTLQKHLGAIDTQSLDMLDTQHKAHKIEKFNHEIKGINESIGALQTLQIACQKILKLESLSVDGVQELVQKAQFMGKALFNSTLSINLGESVLELNAPSPLDLLSTGADLKAILQESLAQIKQALNTIQESVSQKQVFKKPPTLNTPSFNKDALLDLMKSS, encoded by the coding sequence ATGTTAAAACAGGACATTTTACAGACTCTCCAAAAACACCTAGGGGCGATCGACACACAGTCTTTAGACATGCTAGACACCCAGCACAAGGCGCACAAGATTGAAAAGTTTAACCACGAGATCAAGGGCATCAACGAGAGCATCGGGGCACTGCAAACCTTGCAAATCGCCTGCCAAAAAATCCTAAAACTCGAGTCGTTGAGTGTGGATGGCGTGCAAGAGTTGGTGCAAAAGGCGCAGTTTATGGGCAAAGCCCTTTTCAACAGCACCCTTAGCATTAATCTAGGCGAGAGCGTGCTTGAGCTCAACGCTCCAAGCCCTTTAGACTTGTTATCCACAGGGGCAGATTTAAAAGCAATCTTGCAAGAGAGTCTTGCGCAGATCAAACAAGCGTTGAACACAATCCAAGAGAGTGTCAGCCAAAAACAAGTCTTCAAAAAACCCCCAACCCTCAACACCCCAAGCTTCAACAAAGATGCATTGCTGGATTTGATGAAGAGTTCGTAG